ACGCGGCGTGTCGCGGCCCGTAAAGACAGGGTGACTCAGGGGGTCGAGTCACCGCGTGGAGTGGTGCCGGGGAAACAGGCACTCCGTGAAACCTCACGCTGCGTGCGTCCTGCGCTGCGCGCAGGGATGAGCGGCCAACATTCATCTGCGATGAACGGCCAACATTCAGCGCGATTGGTTCTTTTCAGCCGCCGCGCCGCTTCCCATCCTCAGGGCAACTTGGAACTGCTTCAGCGGCTGAAGACGGAGACGCGCCCTCATCACGAGCGCACGGAGGGCGTGGTGCGTCTGATGGACGCGCGGCTGACGCCCGAGGGTTACCAGCGCCAGATGGAGGCCTTCCACGGGCTCTACCTGCCCCTGGAGGCGCTGCTCGCCGGACCGCTGGCGGTCCTGGAGCCGGCGCTGGACCTGGGGACGCGCTGGAAGACGCCGCTGTTGGAGGCGGACCTGCGCGCCATGGGGCACGACACGGCCTCGCTCGCGCGGCTGCCGCGTGCCTCCCCGCTGCCGGCGCTGCCGGGGCTGGCGGAGGCGCTGGGCTGCGCATACGTGCTGGAGGGCTCCACGCTGGGCGGCCAGCTCATCCTGCGCCACCTGACGCGCCACTTCGGCCCGGACGCGCGCGTGGGGAGCTTCGCCTTCTTCCGGGCCTATGGCGACCAGGTGGGCCCCATGTGGCGCGCGTTCGGCGGAGCGCTCACCCGGGCGTCCGAACAGGCGGCCTCCGAGACCTTCGACGCGGCCGTCGTGCAGGGCGCCCGCGACACCTTCGACACCTTCGCCGCCTGGTTCACGCGGGAGCACGATGTCTCCGTCCGTCTCTGATGCCGACCTCAGCGTCTGTGACCGCGAGCCCATCCACCTGCTGGGCGGCATCCAGCCCCGTGGGGTGCTCGTCGCCTTCCACCCGGACACGGAGGCCGTCACGGTCGTGAGCGCGAACGCCCAGGCGCTGCTCGGCGCCGGGCCGGACGCGCTCCTGGGCAAGCCCCTCTCCGGCGTGCTGCCGCACGGGCTGCTCGCGCGCGTGGAGGCGGGCACGGGGCCGGGGCCCGTCACCGTGGAGGTGTCGGGTCAGCGCTGCTCCGCGCTCCTGCACGACAGTGACGGCCTGCGCGTGCTGGAGCTGGAGCCGCTGGCGGCCGAGGACGTGGGCGCGGAGGAGACCGCGCTCTCCGCGGTGCAGCGGCTGGTGTCGCCGCTGGCGCGCGCGAAGGGGACGGTCGCGCTGCTTCAGGAAGCCGCGGACGCGGTGCGGGAGCTCATCGGCTACGACCGGGTGATGGTCTACCGCTTCCACGCGGACTTCCACGG
The sequence above is drawn from the Corallococcus sp. NCRR genome and encodes:
- a CDS encoding biliverdin-producing heme oxygenase — protein: MELLQRLKTETRPHHERTEGVVRLMDARLTPEGYQRQMEAFHGLYLPLEALLAGPLAVLEPALDLGTRWKTPLLEADLRAMGHDTASLARLPRASPLPALPGLAEALGCAYVLEGSTLGGQLILRHLTRHFGPDARVGSFAFFRAYGDQVGPMWRAFGGALTRASEQAASETFDAAVVQGARDTFDTFAAWFTREHDVSVRL